Proteins encoded within one genomic window of Fragaria vesca subsp. vesca linkage group LG1, FraVesHawaii_1.0, whole genome shotgun sequence:
- the LOC101296518 gene encoding kinesin light chain 3-like gives MSCVRQAVAKMMRMNSHTVNRLLSPSSSAAPFFSGGDTGRWNPRLWWFLSGNAALFVAINSNTVLAKDASLDEAEGMELRRIEGDSVKFNIHTSKWRVFTDKGREFFLQGKLEEAEKLFLAALQEAKEGFGKRDPHVASASNNLAELYRVNKLYHKAEPLYLEAISILEESFGPEDIRVGSAFHNMGQFYIVQRKLDEARVCYEHALKIKRRVLGLNHTDYADTMYHLGTVLHLQGNEKDSEALVQDSIRILENGGQGESIMCLKRMRYLAQIYLKSKRFEEAEKVQRKILHVMELTKGWNVLDTTITAEGLALILQSTGSLNEAEELFERCLDARKALLPRDHIQIGVNLLHIARVAMLNSDQLKNFDYPKAISELDKANEALHESIRIAQCCLDKLKKQNKKIHNFGATGEIGKNAQVPLVILLEASDALGLLEITKKQLQGSKQSERAPNIEAENALFKGVSAYKEFVTERSITESPEMKVEYLKCLKHLLSLNSDGTTERTQQSTEANLQDLRDEIKRLEVELSPHRKHKI, from the exons ATGTCTTGCGTGCGGCAAGCAGTAGCTAAGATGATGAGGATGAATAGCCATACAGTTAACCGTTTGCTCTCTCCTTCTTCAAGTGCCGCTCCTTTCTTCTCCGGCGGTGATACTG GCCGTTGGAATCCTCGTCTCTGGTGGTTTCTATCTGGAAATGCAG CACTTTTTGTTGCCATTAATTCGAACACGGTGTTGGCAAAAGATGCATCACTTGATGAGGCTGAGGGGATGGAATTGCGCAGAATCGAGGGTGATTCTGTCAAATTTAACATACATACCTCTAAGTGGAGAGTTTTTACTGATAAGGGCAGGGAATTCTTCCTTCAG GGGAAACTGGAGGAAGCTGAAAAGCTCTTTCTCGCAGCGTTGCAGGAAGCTAAAGAAGGTTTCGGGAAGAGGGACCCGCATGTTGCATCCGCGAGCAACAATCTG GCAGAGCTCTATAGAGTTAATAAGCTATATCATAAGGCAGAACCTTTGTATTTGGAGGCCATCAGCATACTGGAGGAGTCATTTGGTCCTGAAGATATACG AGTTGGGTCTGCCTTCCATAACATGGGGCAGTTCTATATTGTACAGCGGAAGCTGGATGAAGCCCGTGTTTGCTATGAG CATGCTTTGAAG ATTAAACGCCGTGTTCTGGGTCTTAACCATACAGATTATGCAGATACTATGTATCATCTCGGAACG GTTCTACACCTCCAAGGAAATGAAAAGGACTCTGAGGCCCTCGTTCAAGATTCCATTCGAATACTCGAG AATGGTGGTCAAGGAGAGTCAATAATGTGCTTAAAGAGAATGCGATATCTTGCTCAG ATATATCTGAAATCCAAACGGTTTGAGGAGGCCGAGAAGGTACAAAGAAAGATACTGCATGTAATGGAACTAACAAAG GGATGGAATGTACTGGACACAACAATAACTGCTGAGGGGCTCGCACTGATTCTCCAATCCACTGGGAGCTTAAATGAAGCTGAAGAGCTTTTTGAAAG ATGTCTTGATGCTCGAAAAGCCTTACTTCCACGAGATCACATTCAG ATTGGTGTGAACTTGCTTCATATTGCTAGAGTGGCAATGCTTAATTCTGACCAACTGAAGAATTTTGACTATCCAAAAGCAATTTCTGAGCTTGATAAGGCCAATGAAGCGTTACACGAGTCCATAAG GATAGCACAATGTTGCTTGGATAAATTGAAAAAGCAAAATAAGAAGATTCACAATTTTGGAGCAACAGGTGAAATTGGAAAGAATGCTCAGGTGCCGTTGGTCATATTG TTGGAAGCTTCTGATGCTCTTGGCCTTTTAGAGATTACTAAGAAACAATTACAAGGATCCAAG CAGTCTGAACGTGCACCTAATATTGAAGCTGAGAATGCACTATTTAAAGGTGTATCCGCTTATAAAGAG TTTGTAACTGAGAGATCAATCACTGAGTCTCCTGAAATGAAGGTCGAGTATCTTAAGTGTTTGAAGCATCTTTTGAGCTTGAATAGTGATGGCACTACAGAAAGAACACAGCAATCTACAGAAGCCAATTTGCAAGATCTGAGAGACGAAATTAAGCGCCTTGAAGTTGAACTTTCTCCTCATAGGAAACACAAAATTTGA